The segment GGTAGACAAACTATTGTAGGCTGCGACTTTTGTAATCCATCACGTGTAATTTACTTATCATCATTGAATAgcaatgttttatttcttaacATTGCATGTATATTCAAACTATTTCATtactattttacatttaaaaaaaaaaaaattgagacttAAGTATGCAACTGAAAAACAATGTTGTAGTTACTGCTTACATTGAATACATATTCTACTAGGCACCCACAGACTTGatcattattacattgttaaaaaATGGTAGCTGTTCAAATGTTTCTGTTGCTAGATATCAATTTGCCCATTCCTAAATGTTAGTTACATGAGAAATAACCAGACAGTAAGTCTCAACAAACTTTGTATCATTTCTTGCTAGAGATAACTCTGAGGATAACTGCTGACATTCAATGGTAGTAGACTTGATTTTGATTTCAGTATTAAGATTGTGTATAGTgagttttttttcctcttggAAAATACATATAGTGatcttatattttttatagatGTGCTCTAATTATTTGGCTTGCTATATTGCTAGCTATTTGAACCTGTGGCTTTGAATGTAATAATGTCAAATAATAGTTCCATATTTGTATTTCCATCAATTTCTCCcactttttccctttttttatttttgttttctggaTTACTATActagaatatataataatttcatgatttataattatttttatttttagatgtaTATGTTTTCAGGTATCTAATCTTTCttatatgttataaaatatttcattctatTAAGATGTTCCTTGGCTGATATTTCCTGGTTTGTCTTTGCTCGGTGCTGGTGGAATAACCTTCTTGATGACCAACATGCAGATATCTGTCTACTTTCCCAAGCTGGGTACTTTGGTTGTTGGTCTTTTCTGTGGGGGCTTTGACACTTCAGCTGGGATGCAGATGTTGATAAAGGTAATGCACAAAGTACAGTGTTCAGACATCTGCTTATAATTAGCATAATGTATTCAACACAGTGTGTAAGGTTACACTAGTAAAGTTGTAGCATGAGCTTGTATAATTTATGCATTATTGCTCATGACTGTTAGACTGATAAAAAACAATACTCCTGTTTGGTGAacttaacatttgtttttttttttttttactgatgaaAACATTGGTTCTGTTTGGTAAACATCTGTTTAGCTCATTTATTATATTGAATAGAGTTGGTTTTGAATATATAATTATGTCATTATCATTTGAGCTTTTGTATCACATTTCCAGGATTATGGGGGAGGTTGTCATGCTGCTTTTAAGGTGCTTAAGAAACATAACTCattttggtttattttaaaaaattaatcatagCCTTCATTAACTTGTAATCTGGGGTCATTCATtagggtgttgttgttttttttttgtgaaatcgGTCTTTGAGATGGGATTTCTTAGGACACTTTATTTAATCCTAACTAGTTAATATCACAAAATTATGAAGACATGCAGATTTTTGGATGAAAAGCTcttgaaaatgtttcaaactGCCCTCATACTTTCAGGCTAAATAGGTTTCAGATTCAGTAAATTTTCAAcctaaaacttaaaaatagtacatataaagtaacaattatattttatttatgaaagatttcttttaaatttgtttgcTATTAGTTAAAAACATAGATTtagaacaggggtgggcaacctttttgtatcgagtaTTGTATAcccgcattttttaaaaatttggaatggcgggccgcatatatatatatatatatatatatatatatatatatatatcaacttaGAAAGATACACTAGTTAactgtgtataatgtcttttaattcatatttatactgtattttattcacgtttattttttttccacacacctccttgaggaattacaacaagagctAACAACTTTTGAAATCAAttttacgatttaaaaaaaaaattgctgtgGTCTTTAAATATCACattatccccacaaatatacagttgtacttaatgtgcagtattttactttttacactcgtgcattaTGTttcggaactgtggaactagcttactagttgttacccttgtgactgctgtcaaattacagtcagtcaacatcgACCAGTGATAAtaattgtttagtttccacaaaaaaatgcttgctcactgaatgagacaatttatGTTCCCGAAGCAAaacttgcccttgtggagcatcaccagagaatgctgaccatgtccttcaatggtgcatactaaatcaagagacccgaacaagactctggccccaaagccGTCCTATATAACAGAGTCTATTTGAAGAACTGTCATCTCAGGTATAGGATTTCTGTTCTGAAttctccaacatgtaaaatgaggatgaagaagaagaagaacagatgtatgtcaAACCAAATATTTCATATGCAAACAACCAATTGCAACAGCACCTATAACAAAATCACGAAAACTGTCTTCCACTTTTCATTAGAATTATTGGTAACAAGGTCACTAAGTCCATGCTGAGCTAGCGAATTCATTGGGTAGTTGTGTTACTTAATCGGTGCTACTCATGGTAAACAGCCCTAGCTCTACATAGTTTGATTACTACTGTGTTTTGTGGATAATATaatgaaattttatgcagctttgtgcaaactttcctgtttatagtttatggttgggatattaaaaaaaatattctcagtcaaagatcgagttCCATCAGTTGTtgcacttgccatcttgttccaagcctacccaacactcaacacagttctttatagcattgaataaatactgatcagagatagtgtcttgaattgagtgtattgatgtatagccaataagcataatcttcgtttacttgaaactttttataatgagacagtttcaataatttataaagctatatttttaaatatatttgcatttttatttgtataaactgtgggcacacctgatttctgtaggtgtcggcaggccgcataaaacactccggcgggccgcatgtggcctgcaggccgtaatttgcccacccctgatttagaatgattttattttttatacaatcattttttttctgcaacTCTCTAGTGCATCATTTCACTTTAGGTTTCATTTCAATCTTACTAAGATGGAGACCTTTACTAGATAACAAtttgattatatttatattttttaatgtaactcTTTTTGTTACAGATTGGTTATGAAAATGGAATCAGTCGTTACATTTCCTACTTGATTTTAGCTGTAGCTAATTTGGTTACCCTTGTAAGCACATTTTTGTTCTTACCAAAAGGTTTTGTTACAAAACCATCTACCAAAAAATACCCTAATGATGAGGTGGCTGATGATAAAACTGCAGCTGTTGAGTTAAAGTGTAAGTATTCATCCATCCCTTTACATAGTGACTTTTTCCCATTCTAGGATCCAGTTGAAATTTAGCAGAATTGTTCATAATCAATGacagcatttttacaaagcttctatcaactcactcactctgtctggtacaaagcttgtatcaactcactcactctgtctggtccaATTTTTGTacacttatttctcccactcccgTTTTTGGATTCAGTTagaactttacacaattatttgttgtacctaacaacacatgaatgaataaaaaaattaaccaattagttgattaattattcataattgattattttgttggtattgaaaaagggagcttattcttgcattaataatatatatatggcagtgatttgAATTTTGGTTGTATATTCTgtcagtaaaagaaatatttataaattttgaaACACGAAgtacaacaaaaagaaagtgttgAACCCtgattttaatatgtattgagCAGCTGGAAAGTACCCCACATATTGTATTTTTCagtgcatttaatttttttttaaattttttttgtgaacttatcaacatttgtaaaaaaaaattagtataacattttttttattgagggcTTAAAGCTACggtaacattattttattaatttaatataataaaataatgaaattgaaATGCTCAAATATACTTTAAGTCatatgataatttttaaaaattttcttttaagcTCCTCAAAATGATGAGAATGAAGTGCAGGAGTCTGAGAAGCCCAGAATCTTGAGCTGCATATTTTCCTGTCGTTACCTGTTCCATGTGTTCTGGTTGTGCATACTTCAACTTCGATTCTACTGTTTTTTAGGCTCACTCAATAAAACTCTAGAAGTGATGTTCGAAAATGATCATCAACAAGGTGCTtatgtgtaaaacaaaaattaaaacttgGGGATTAACAGAATAGTTTTTCATAgctttaaaaagcttttttttttttttcaatcttctACTCAAAGCTTGGAGTGGAGGGTTAGGAAAAAGAGAAATGCTATTAAGATCTTATATGTTGTTTTACTGATATATctttctttaaactttttatgatgtttttgtgacattaacaaatagatgtattatttagacttttttttttcattaaaactttttgattGATAATACTAGaacatgtgaaaaaaaattattagataaTTTCCCTCATATTTTTTATCTGTTATGCATgatataaaatgatataaaatgatataaaatgatataaaatgatataaaaatccATTGGTATTGAAAGTGACACTAAAGATAAACAGTAATGTTTGTGACTCATCAACTTTCAATAGTATGAATAAATCTGGACCAAGACAAGATTGTCAactttagatatattttctgtACATAAAGGCTTTAATCTTGACATATAATTACTATTTTACTAAATTAAGATGTACAGAGTTTATCCTAAAAATTTAGTAACTTCTTAGGAACAATCTATTAGAATGTAACTTCTTTTCACTAAAAACATTAGTAATAATTAAGAATAGGTAAAATAATAAATACCACTGTGCCACTTTGAAGCCATGCAAGCAAAGAAATTATCCAGAATTTGTTAACAATGTAATCAATTAATCTTGGtagcaaacattttaaaaaaaaaatgtccacatttcagaaattctaaataaatatgtgtctAATTGTTCTCTTTTATAtacaagtttttgttttcttttcatctcCAGTGAGTTACTAcaccaatattttattttatgttttaatgtGTGGCCTTCTCTCATCTCCTTTTGCTGGTATTGTTTGTGATGGATTCAAAAGGCTCTATGTCAGtaagttaaaacattttaagataGCTTATCAAAATAGAATGAATTTAAGAGTTGTTAATAATAACTTCATTGCTGTCAGTTTCACATTTCCTGTTGTTTGTATATGTCAGAGCAAAGAACTGAGCTACAGAGGATGCTTATGCCTACAGTGATCCCCTTAACCATCACAACCTCCCTGTGTATACTGCTGTCACTCCTTGTACTGTTTGAGACTCCAGAAGTTATGATACCTGCTTATCTGTGTCTGCTCTTCTTTAGGTCTTTCCTGTACACGCTAGGAGCTGGATATATCAGTGTCATGTAAGTATATGAGTATCCATAAAACTTCCAATGTTGGGtgttaaaataactttttcagATCCGTTTTCATCTTAGACATctgaactaaactaaactaaaagttGAAATTATAGGAGGTAGACTTAAACAATTAAGACCAAAATAATagttaatgtaattatttctattcatcattattttttatttataataatattctgCCAGCGGTGTACAAAtgtatgttttatttaatttgtttacaaaaaaaaatattttaaatacttaCAAATTCTGCTGTACATTGTTTGGAGCTACCTCTATCATAATGTATATAATTCCTAGCTTTAGCTATTCTTTTTGCTCTATAACAGGGTTCGTACGCGGTCTGGAAAGTCTGGATTTCAAAATTCAGATTTCAGACTTGAAAAAGTCTGGAAAATTGCTACTTTTCGAGGCTATTTAGTTAAATGTCTggaattgggaaaaaaaataattttaatccgATGTCATTCAGGCGGCGTAACCGGTATATCTATTTGGGCATAGAGGCTTCcattaggcctactagatctattgtTATAGGGGAAAGCACGCGCAATCACGGCTTGTTGGTGAAATGCCAGCCAATTTCTAGATGGTTTACTGTAGTAGACTTAAATCAAATTTCATAATAAATCTAGGCctagactagtttattatgactagatttagtcttgatctatgaGCCACTTCttaatagatctaggttttctacTTGCCTAGATTTAATCTCGATCTCTGCGcgatttccccctcccccccttcccCATAAGATAAATGTCTGGAAAAAGTCTGGACAATGTCTGGAATTCATTTTCACTAATTTGAATGAACCATGTATAACATGCTCTGGGTCTCCAGAGGCTAGGAGTTTTAAGACCTGGAAAAAAGATGCGTGCTAAAACATTGAATAAATTATACCACAAAAGTATAAAATGTTGTCTCCTTAGTATATTGGACTACATCCAGTTGATAAGATGTTGTACTTACTAGCTGTCACAGCAAAGGGCTCACAATCACAAGCAATGTTTCTGACAAAAAATGGTTCAgacaattagttcattaacaaGGAttgatttttcaaatatttagcTACTAATTGTATACAGTGAAATGGGAAGGTTGAAATTTGATGGCTGCTGTGTGATCTGAGGGTCTTACCTCTATATTGCCATCCAGAAGTAGCGAGGGATGATGTAGCAGGCATGTGTCTTCAATCTCTCGTTTAGTTTGTTGCTTTTCATCCAGTGTAATGCTTTGAGTaacataaataagaaaaaagaaaagcataTCATAAGCAGTTTAACTTGCTTTCACATTGTAAAGCAGAATTTAGCATTCCATGATTACATTAAAGAATGAGTGTACACTGATTAAAGAGATTGTATTATAATCAACAATGTAttgttgaaatgaaaaaaactcattccgtctgtctatgtggccaaaagtttgtacacattatttctctgacacattaatcttggatcaagctgaaattttgtacaattatttcttttacctgacaacacaagaatcaataaaaaaaaatatttaataaccaattattggtaaataattactttgtttggcatctcaaacaagggaaagaaatagaaatagtacctgactgaagtggtggtataggctgaattagtcccctttaattTAAGCTACCATCTCAggtttagtgaacacaaacatgaaatagaaacaatagataattatacaatcttccatgttcatagactcttttttattaaaatattttttgttttgtttttgtttttcttattagtcctattttatttaaaaagaacttGCACTGCAATATGCAACCAATGACATACTAGTTAAAGAATCCTTTTATGCTTTTCAAATGAAACATTGTgacacattttcacattcttcTCCCTAGGTTTCCCAGTGAATACTTTGGGATTCTGTATGGAATTGTAATAATAGCTGGAGGCATTGTCAGCATGTTCCAGTATGTCTTCTTCAACTGGGCTGAAACTAGTGGTTTCTATCCGGTAAACATTAAGGCTGTTTTAGCCTTGTCAAGCTTATTTTGTTACACCCTTGATTTAGTTGTGATCATAAAgtctaacatttattttgaactatttttttttttttattttcctgtgGCAGGTCAACTTGTTTCTTCTCATACTTATGATAACCACCTACATTCACCCTGCTTTTCAATGGTTTGTGTGTCGACGTGATGGACGTACTGGGAAATTGCTAGTGAAGGAATAATTGTTGTCCCAAGGATCATAGATCCCAATCTGGTCTTTGAAACTGACAGTCAGTGagcaaaatgtttattaaattttgttaccactttttctttttttgtaaatccCAAATAATTCCTTGTACTATTGAGAGGTGatatcaacaaacaaaaaggaataataaatgaaacattATAACAAGCACTGtaatattcttttctatttctaataaggaatgaaatataaactaaaatatttccCTTATTAGATATTATGACAAAATGTAACTAACTTCTAAgcatttatttctaaataattatttttagaatgtaTTTATGCTGGTTAAAACAATTCTACCAACTTGAAAGAAGCTTGTTTCTGGACTTatacaaataattgtttatctttttaaaaaaattaaaattgtattctTTTAATGGACCATTAAGTGTCTCATACATTGTATTGGCTGTATATATTTGTAAGCTGTTGATACAACTTTTGTCCTTAAGTTTTCAGTAAACTGCTTGTCTCGCAACTTTCTATATTGCTGCTTTGCaagcttttcttttcttttactgaGCTTTCCACCTTGGTAAAGGGAGAATAGAAGAGCTCATGTGTTCACAGGAAATGACAGTCCTGTGGCCCAAAACATTTTCTTGGCTACCAAGTGTTCAGAGACcagctgcctttactttcctcctCTTGTATGTTACCTGCTTAGTTAATGCTAGTCTGTAATTGCTTATTGTAAGTTcagcattttttatttttatattttactttagttTCATATTTCCTTTCCTTCTCTTATGTTTCTGTATGTTACCTGCTTAGTTAGTACTTCCCAATGCTAGTCTCTAATTACTTattgtaactttttttcttttatgttttacttttattgCGTATTTACTTTCCACCTATCTAGGATGATCTCTGTTTTGCAGGTGCTACCTCTCCTATACACttttagtatttctttata is part of the Biomphalaria glabrata chromosome 2, xgBioGlab47.1, whole genome shotgun sequence genome and harbors:
- the LOC106072539 gene encoding equilibrative nucleobase transporter 1-like, which translates into the protein MLSDNPKFRVLYASWAFLECLFFGGLIYGWPSLVFVLKDEGLYYDLCSFTNTSQESIVANNSIANVSVENVYDTSSSVYNISVSTDPARSDKNNVTETRKERNSCRDMDDRLSLVFTIGTAVFCIGCFIMGQISYLFGTRITRIIATALFVIGSLLVAFTSNDVPWLIFPGLSLLGAGGITFLMTNMQISVYFPKLGTLVVGLFCGGFDTSAGMQMLIKIGYENGISRYISYLILAVANLVTLVSTFLFLPKGFVTKPSTKKYPNDEVADDKTAAVELKSPQNDENEVQESEKPRILSCIFSCRYLFHVFWLCILQLRFYCFLGSLNKTLEVMFENDHQQVSYYTNILFYVLMCGLLSSPFAGIVCDGFKRLYVKQRTELQRMLMPTVIPLTITTSLCILLSLLVLFETPEVMIPAYLCLLFFRSFLYTLGAGYISVMFPSEYFGILYGIVIIAGGIVSMFQYVFFNWAETSGFYPVNLFLLILMITTYIHPAFQWFVCRRDGRTGKLLVKE